One window from the genome of Castellaniella sp. MT123 encodes:
- the tldD gene encoding metalloprotease TldD, translating into MKMIEPGLEALNTARSLLLDPWGLDESHLARALSEIHTHRVDYADLYFQYSCSEGWSLEEGIVKTGSFSIDQGVGVRAISGEKTAFAYSDSLSPAALLSSAQAVRTIARQGSGRRRVDGGSDTPHRLYAPVNPVDSLSAPDKVALLERVEAMARAADPEIIQVMAGLAAEYDVILVAGSDGRLVADVRPLVRLSVTVIAERKGRREMGHGGGGGRTGLAYFTDDILRGYVDRAVHEARVNLEARPTPAGQMTVVLGSGWPGILLHEAVGHGLEGDFNRKGSSVFSGRIGEQVASRGVTVVDDGTLPDRRGSLNVDDEGHPTQHNVLIEDGILRGYMQDSMNARLMKQAPTGNGRRESYAHLPMPRMTNTYMLAGKADPQDIIASVDRGLYAVNFGGGQVDITSGKFVFSASEAYVIEKGKVTYPVKGATLIGSGPEAMRRIGMIGHDLALDSGVGTCGKEGQSVPVGVGMPTLRIDGLTVGGTA; encoded by the coding sequence ATGAAAATGATCGAACCGGGCCTGGAAGCCCTCAATACCGCCCGCTCGCTGCTGCTGGATCCCTGGGGGCTGGATGAATCCCATCTGGCCCGTGCCTTGTCCGAGATCCATACCCATCGGGTCGATTACGCCGATCTGTATTTCCAGTACAGCTGCTCCGAAGGCTGGAGCCTGGAAGAAGGCATCGTGAAGACCGGCAGCTTTTCCATCGATCAGGGGGTCGGTGTGCGGGCGATCAGCGGTGAAAAAACCGCCTTTGCCTATTCCGACAGCCTGTCGCCCGCGGCGCTGCTGTCGTCCGCCCAGGCGGTGCGCACGATCGCGCGCCAAGGATCGGGCCGGCGCCGGGTGGATGGTGGCAGCGACACGCCGCATCGTCTTTACGCGCCAGTCAATCCGGTCGATTCCCTGTCGGCCCCCGACAAGGTCGCCCTGCTCGAACGGGTCGAGGCTATGGCCCGGGCCGCCGATCCGGAGATCATCCAGGTCATGGCAGGCCTGGCCGCCGAATATGACGTGATTCTGGTGGCCGGCAGCGATGGCCGGCTGGTAGCCGATGTGCGGCCGCTGGTGCGGCTGTCCGTGACCGTGATCGCCGAACGCAAGGGGCGCCGGGAAATGGGGCATGGCGGCGGGGGCGGGCGCACGGGTCTGGCCTATTTCACGGATGATATCTTGCGGGGCTATGTCGACCGGGCGGTCCACGAAGCCCGGGTCAACCTGGAAGCCCGTCCTACGCCAGCCGGACAGATGACCGTGGTCCTGGGGTCTGGCTGGCCGGGGATCCTGCTGCACGAGGCCGTGGGGCATGGCCTGGAAGGCGATTTCAACCGTAAGGGGTCCAGCGTCTTTTCAGGGCGGATCGGCGAACAGGTGGCGTCGCGTGGCGTGACCGTGGTCGATGACGGTACCCTGCCGGATCGGCGCGGATCGCTGAACGTCGACGACGAAGGCCATCCCACGCAGCACAACGTCCTGATCGAGGACGGTATCCTGCGGGGCTATATGCAGGACTCCATGAATGCGCGGCTCATGAAGCAGGCACCCACGGGCAACGGGCGCCGTGAATCCTATGCGCATCTGCCCATGCCGCGCATGACCAATACCTACATGCTGGCGGGAAAGGCCGATCCCCAGGACATCATCGCGTCAGTGGATCGGGGGCTGTATGCCGTGAATTTCGGCGGCGGGCAGGTGGACATCACCAGCGGAAAGTTCGTGTTTTCCGCATCCGAGGCCTATGTGATCGAGAAAGGCAAGGTCACTTATCCAGTCAAGGGCGCGACGCTGATCGGCAGCGGCCCGGAGGCCATGCGCCGAATCGGCATGATCGGCCATGACCTGGCCCTGGATTCCGGCGTGGGCACGTGCGGCAAGGAAGGCCAGAGCGTGCCGGTCGGGGTCGGCATGCCGACCTTGCGTATCGATGGGCTGACCGTTGGGGGCACCGCCTAA